A genomic stretch from Amycolatopsis sp. 195334CR includes:
- a CDS encoding PEP/pyruvate-binding domain-containing protein yields the protein MPVLIRPPCRRARNPIPVQPIRNRPIPVAVQVLSEDPAHHLSRIVLDLQDPQPEPDAVRACWASLHTDRAIAYRAAAGVEEAAMAVVVQRMVDPVVAGVLFTANPITGCRTEMIVDAAPGLGTAIVDGTVVPDHYVLGHHSPAADQRGCLDAHHLEQLRAAGHRLQRHFGAPQDIEWAIDADGTLWLLQSRPITTLFPLPPDTGDTRLYLEFGHIQGMLRPCTPMGVSLLKTGAAVWFEAHGVRTDPADPLPRLVPIGGRLYFDLTDFVRSGLMRDRLRTSLEVYGPRVRGAVERMLDDPRFAPRRGLPFRLGNTLRATALLAPGMLAGFASSLARPDAARVRAYRAVEEIRRRTAPPPERATAAARLKWVIEDSHQAFMSRGMLGLMWPLMAGIALGAVPSALLQDIASAEELDAVLGGMPHNVTTEMDLALWRLAVNARPHRDLILGTAPAELAAQYRAGELPDIGMAGFLEKYGMRAAAEIDVGMPRWEEDPAPLWATIANYLRVEDPEQAPDRRFQRAAAKAEATIEALARRARSERPVRGRLAIFLMRRSRRLTGLRDIGKFAWLPSLQASRRQLLLVGEDLATHGLLERADDIMFLTLEEARAAVEDGIDHRALVAGRHATHQRELKRPTVPSALLSDGTDVEALAPAGPIEDGVLTGMAGAAGRATGKARVIRDPAGAHIEPGEILVAPTTDPGWTPLFMTTAGLVTETGSPVAHGPTVAREYGIPAVICVRDATRAIKTGQLITIDGGAGTVRIAPEDGSTSAA from the coding sequence GTGCCGGTTCTGATCCGGCCGCCGTGCCGACGGGCACGGAATCCCATCCCGGTTCAGCCCATTCGCAATCGCCCGATCCCCGTTGCCGTCCAAGTACTCAGCGAAGATCCGGCGCACCACCTCAGCCGAATCGTCCTCGACCTCCAGGACCCTCAGCCGGAACCCGACGCCGTCCGCGCGTGCTGGGCGTCCCTGCACACCGACCGCGCCATCGCCTATCGCGCCGCCGCCGGTGTCGAAGAGGCCGCGATGGCCGTGGTGGTCCAGCGGATGGTCGACCCCGTCGTGGCCGGTGTGCTGTTCACCGCCAACCCGATCACCGGGTGCCGCACCGAGATGATCGTCGACGCCGCTCCCGGGCTGGGCACCGCGATCGTCGACGGCACGGTCGTGCCCGACCACTACGTCCTCGGCCACCACTCCCCCGCCGCGGACCAGCGCGGCTGCCTCGACGCGCACCACCTCGAACAACTTCGCGCGGCGGGTCACCGGTTGCAGCGGCACTTCGGCGCGCCGCAGGACATCGAGTGGGCGATCGACGCGGACGGCACGCTGTGGCTGCTCCAGTCGAGGCCGATCACCACCCTGTTCCCGCTGCCACCGGACACCGGCGACACCCGCCTGTACCTCGAATTCGGGCACATCCAGGGAATGTTGCGGCCGTGCACCCCGATGGGCGTGTCGCTGCTCAAGACCGGCGCGGCCGTGTGGTTCGAGGCGCACGGCGTCAGGACCGATCCGGCCGACCCGCTGCCCCGGCTCGTCCCCATCGGCGGACGGCTCTACTTCGACCTGACCGATTTCGTCCGCAGCGGGCTCATGCGGGACCGGCTGCGGACGTCGCTCGAGGTGTACGGGCCGCGGGTGCGGGGCGCCGTCGAGCGCATGCTGGACGATCCGCGCTTCGCGCCACGGCGCGGCCTGCCGTTCCGGCTGGGCAACACGCTCCGGGCCACCGCACTGCTCGCCCCTGGCATGCTCGCCGGTTTCGCCTCCAGCCTCGCCCGCCCGGACGCGGCCCGTGTCCGGGCCTACCGCGCGGTGGAGGAGATCAGGCGCCGGACGGCTCCGCCACCGGAACGGGCCACCGCGGCGGCACGGCTGAAGTGGGTCATCGAAGACTCGCACCAGGCGTTCATGAGCCGCGGCATGCTGGGACTGATGTGGCCGCTGATGGCGGGCATCGCCCTGGGCGCGGTGCCGTCGGCCCTGCTCCAGGACATCGCCTCGGCCGAGGAACTGGACGCCGTTCTCGGCGGCATGCCGCACAACGTGACCACCGAGATGGACCTCGCGCTCTGGCGGCTCGCGGTGAACGCGCGGCCGCACCGCGACCTGATCCTCGGCACCGCGCCGGCGGAACTCGCCGCCCAGTACCGGGCAGGCGAACTGCCGGACATCGGCATGGCCGGCTTCCTGGAGAAGTACGGCATGCGCGCGGCGGCCGAGATCGACGTCGGCATGCCCCGCTGGGAAGAAGACCCGGCACCGCTGTGGGCCACGATCGCCAACTACCTCCGCGTCGAGGATCCCGAGCAGGCGCCCGACCGCCGCTTCCAGCGGGCCGCGGCAAAAGCGGAGGCGACGATCGAGGCGCTGGCCCGGCGCGCGCGCAGCGAGCGGCCCGTCCGCGGCCGCCTCGCGATATTCCTCATGCGCCGCTCCCGGCGCCTCACCGGCCTGCGGGACATCGGCAAGTTCGCCTGGCTGCCGTCGCTGCAGGCGTCCCGGCGCCAACTCCTCCTGGTCGGCGAGGACCTGGCCACCCACGGTCTGCTCGAACGCGCGGACGACATCATGTTCCTGACCCTCGAAGAAGCACGCGCCGCAGTGGAGGACGGGATCGACCACCGGGCTCTGGTCGCCGGGCGGCACGCCACCCACCAGCGGGAGTTGAAGCGGCCCACCGTTCCCAGTGCCCTGCTGTCCGACGGGACCGACGTGGAGGCACTCGCCCCGGCGGGGCCGATCGAGGACGGGGTACTGACCGGGATGGCCGGTGCGGCGGGCCGGGCGACCGGGAAGGCGCGCGTGATCCGCGATCCCGCCGGCGCCCACATCGAACCGGGCGAAATCCTCGTCGCGCCGACCACCGACCCCGGCTGGACCCCGCTGTTCATGACCACCGCCGGCCTGGTGACCGAAACCGGCTCACCGGTGGCGCACGGCCCCACCGTCGCCCGCGAATACGGCATTCCGGCCGTCATCTGCGTGCGCGACGCCACCCGCGCGATCAAAACCGGGCAGCTGATCACCATCGACGGGGGCGCGGGCACCGTCCGGATCGCCCCGGAAGACGGATCCACGAGCGCGGCCTGA
- a CDS encoding helix-turn-helix domain-containing protein, with translation MKRSATHHPATRTTDLLGEAWTTLIITELLTGQRCLDELADQLPMVSKSSLGHRMRRLHAAGLVEATADRHGRFHYRLTEAGRDLEPVLAQLARWGSRWLPPPRAGDLDPRLLLAELCRTIGGPHEPGAIEVGFSDVTGPRQWWVVLGPGRARAQRTAPALPVQVRVECTITALANVWLGHSRCLDELRARTLRFTGDRAAVRRLVGWLGAGAPAKSLAAIGSA, from the coding sequence GTGAAGCGCTCCGCGACCCACCACCCGGCGACCAGGACGACCGATCTGCTGGGTGAGGCGTGGACCACGCTGATCATCACCGAGTTGCTGACCGGGCAGCGCTGCCTCGACGAACTCGCCGATCAACTGCCGATGGTGTCCAAGTCCAGCCTCGGCCACCGGATGCGCCGATTGCACGCCGCGGGCCTGGTCGAAGCCACCGCCGACCGGCACGGCCGGTTCCACTACCGGCTCACCGAGGCCGGGCGCGACCTCGAACCAGTGCTGGCGCAACTGGCCAGGTGGGGCTCGCGCTGGCTGCCGCCACCGCGAGCCGGTGATCTCGATCCGCGGTTGCTGCTGGCCGAACTGTGCCGGACCATCGGCGGCCCCCACGAACCCGGCGCCATCGAGGTCGGGTTCTCCGATGTAACCGGCCCGCGGCAGTGGTGGGTGGTGCTCGGCCCCGGTCGCGCCCGCGCCCAGCGGACCGCCCCGGCCCTGCCCGTGCAGGTGCGGGTGGAGTGCACGATCACCGCACTCGCCAACGTGTGGCTCGGCCACAGCCGGTGCCTCGACGAACTGCGAGCACGCACCTTGCGCTTCACCGGCGACCGGGCCGCGGTGCGCAGGCTGGTGGGCTGGCTCGGCGCCGGTGCGCCCGCGAAGTCCCTGGCGGCGATCGGCAGCGCTTGA
- a CDS encoding cell wall metabolism sensor histidine kinase WalK, whose product MSRRWSLRWRVTAALGVGSLLIVSVLAVTTWNLATSYLLDQREQAAVRQAQLNVRLVDAAIRDRSPGLDELLTGLTTGPDSSILVYQPGRWLTSGRQVPPQTLPGELVDLGRAGEPARQRLAVGGIPVLAVVLPVVSEGGFYVELFPLVELDRTMRFLSVVLSAATVAGGLLGGGLGWWASRRALRPLTTLTSAASRIAAGDHGARLPAQTDPDLAPLAATFNATAEALEHRVQQDARFAGDVSHELRSPLTTMANAAEVLDRRRDALPAPARRALDLLVAEIRRFQRMVVDLLEISRGRQEYDEQSWELVDLGDVVRRVLEHRNQPDVLDAAAPALVLADRRRLDRVVGNLLDNADRYAGGAVRIAVTAHDGKVRMEVDDQGPGVPVELRSRIFERFTRGQARGRGDEIGSGLGLAIVADHVARHGGTAQVADRPGGGARFTIELPEAE is encoded by the coding sequence ATGAGCAGGCGGTGGTCGTTGCGGTGGCGGGTGACCGCCGCGCTGGGCGTCGGCTCGCTGCTGATCGTCAGCGTGCTCGCGGTGACCACCTGGAACCTGGCCACCAGCTACCTGCTCGACCAGCGCGAACAGGCCGCGGTGCGGCAGGCGCAGCTCAACGTGCGGCTGGTCGACGCCGCGATCCGCGATCGATCGCCCGGCCTGGACGAGTTGCTGACCGGGCTGACCACCGGGCCGGACTCGTCGATCCTGGTCTACCAGCCGGGCCGGTGGCTGACCAGCGGCAGGCAGGTCCCACCGCAGACCCTGCCCGGCGAACTGGTGGACCTCGGCAGGGCGGGGGAACCGGCCCGCCAGCGCTTGGCCGTGGGCGGTATCCCGGTGCTCGCGGTGGTGCTGCCGGTGGTGTCCGAGGGAGGCTTCTACGTCGAGTTGTTCCCGCTGGTGGAGCTGGACCGCACGATGCGGTTCCTGAGCGTGGTGCTGAGCGCGGCGACGGTGGCGGGCGGTCTGCTCGGCGGCGGGCTGGGCTGGTGGGCCAGCCGGCGGGCGCTGCGCCCGCTGACCACGCTGACCAGTGCGGCGTCCCGCATCGCAGCCGGCGACCACGGCGCCCGCCTGCCCGCCCAGACCGATCCCGACCTGGCGCCGCTGGCCGCCACCTTCAACGCCACGGCGGAAGCGCTGGAGCACCGGGTCCAGCAGGACGCGCGGTTCGCCGGGGACGTCAGCCACGAGTTGCGGTCCCCGCTGACCACCATGGCCAACGCGGCCGAGGTGCTCGACCGCCGCCGTGATGCCCTTCCCGCACCCGCTCGCCGCGCACTGGACCTGCTCGTCGCGGAGATCCGCCGGTTCCAGCGCATGGTGGTCGACCTGCTCGAGATCTCCCGCGGCCGCCAGGAGTACGACGAGCAATCCTGGGAACTGGTGGACCTCGGCGACGTGGTCCGCCGGGTGCTCGAGCACCGGAACCAGCCCGATGTGCTGGACGCGGCGGCGCCCGCACTGGTGCTGGCCGATCGGCGGCGGCTGGACCGGGTGGTCGGCAACCTGCTGGACAACGCCGACCGCTACGCCGGCGGCGCGGTGCGCATCGCGGTCACCGCACACGACGGGAAGGTGCGAATGGAGGTCGACGACCAGGGCCCCGGGGTGCCGGTGGAGCTGCGGTCACGGATTTTCGAGCGGTTCACCCGCGGACAGGCGCGGGGCCGTGGCGACGAGATCGGCAGCGGGCTCGGGCTGGCGATCGTCGCCGACCACGTCGCCCGGCACGGCGGCACCGCCCAGGTGGCAGACCGGCCCGGCGGCGGCGCGAGGTTCACCATCGAACTCCCGGAGGCGGAATGA
- a CDS encoding response regulator transcription factor encodes MTAVLLVEDDEHIREALGLSLSDHGFDVVEAVSGEQALSVVESTPIDVVLLDLMLPGIDGMAVCRSLRSRGDLPIIMVTARTDTRDVIDGLEAGADDYVTKPLIAGELAARIRALLRRRGPGRTELVAGALRIHPNTGEVDRDGESLHLTRTEFRLLSELAAAGGDVVSREQLLQRVWGYDYFGDTRLLDVHIRRLRRKVELDPDEPALVLTVRGVGYRVHRDGG; translated from the coding sequence ATGACGGCGGTACTGCTGGTCGAGGACGACGAACACATCCGGGAGGCGCTCGGGCTTTCCCTGTCGGACCACGGTTTCGACGTGGTCGAGGCGGTTTCGGGGGAGCAGGCGCTGTCGGTGGTCGAGTCCACGCCGATCGACGTGGTCCTGCTGGACCTGATGCTGCCCGGCATCGACGGCATGGCGGTGTGCCGGTCCCTGCGCTCGCGCGGTGACCTGCCGATCATCATGGTCACCGCCCGCACCGACACCCGCGACGTGATCGACGGCCTGGAGGCGGGTGCGGACGACTACGTGACCAAACCGCTGATCGCCGGCGAGCTGGCCGCCCGCATCCGGGCCCTGCTGCGGCGCCGCGGTCCCGGCCGCACGGAACTCGTCGCCGGCGCGCTGCGGATCCACCCGAACACCGGCGAGGTCGATCGGGACGGGGAATCGCTGCACCTGACCAGGACCGAGTTCCGCTTGCTGTCCGAACTCGCCGCGGCCGGCGGGGATGTGGTGAGCAGGGAGCAGTTGCTCCAGCGGGTCTGGGGCTACGACTACTTCGGCGACACCCGCCTGCTGGACGTGCACATCCGCCGGTTGCGCCGCAAGGTGGAACTCGATCCCGACGAACCCGCGCTGGTGCTCACCGTGCGCGGCGTCGGCTACCGGGTGCACCGGGACGGCGGATGA
- a CDS encoding DUF4232 domain-containing protein: MTASGLPACQAAHLSGRLRPGSPEVGHRRATLEVTNRGDSTCVINGYGDLRLLGADARTVPTDAWRRAHPAATEVVLAPGDLAVRELRWSANPDEGEPAGGPCRPEAVRLEITPPDQAESFGVPWTLGPVCRGGWISGGAFTGSTPNAHR; the protein is encoded by the coding sequence GTGACGGCAAGTGGCCTGCCCGCGTGTCAGGCCGCGCACCTGTCCGGGCGGCTCCGGCCCGGCTCTCCCGAGGTCGGCCACCGCCGGGCCACCCTCGAGGTGACGAACCGCGGCGACTCCACCTGCGTGATCAACGGATACGGCGATCTGCGCCTGCTCGGCGCCGACGCCCGGACAGTGCCCACCGACGCCTGGCGCCGGGCACACCCGGCAGCCACCGAGGTGGTGCTCGCCCCGGGGGACCTGGCGGTCCGGGAACTGCGCTGGTCGGCGAACCCGGACGAAGGCGAACCGGCCGGCGGGCCATGCCGGCCCGAAGCCGTCCGACTGGAGATCACGCCGCCGGACCAAGCGGAAAGCTTCGGCGTGCCGTGGACGCTGGGCCCGGTCTGCCGCGGCGGCTGGATCAGCGGCGGCGCTTTCACCGGAAGCACTCCCAACGCACACCGGTAG
- a CDS encoding acetate/propionate family kinase has translation MRVLTLNPGSSSLKAAMVHNGVAKGWAAWETADPATDSWMVGDALRRWPEPDAVAVRFVHGGGRTAPAIVDDIVLADLDRLTPLAPLHQPLSLDVVRVVRGLRPDLPVVACFDTTFHTGLPEAAAHYALPKAWTSQGRLRRYGFHGLSYQYTVRRASELLGGDELRLVCCHLGAGVSVTAVRDGRSVDTSMGFTPLEGPAMATRSGSVDPGLLLYVMETGPMTPAEMTDALVHRSGLAGMSGTTGDLREVLAAREAGEPDAKLAYDVYLHRLRREIGAAAMSLDRLDALVFTGGVAEYQPEVVHDVIRGLGVLGVTTADDHGDGDRFLNSPDAAVVTLIVFTREDVELARGAECALS, from the coding sequence ATGCGGGTACTGACCCTGAACCCCGGATCGTCCAGCCTCAAGGCCGCGATGGTCCACAATGGAGTAGCCAAGGGCTGGGCGGCCTGGGAGACGGCCGACCCGGCCACCGACTCGTGGATGGTCGGCGACGCGTTGCGCCGCTGGCCCGAGCCGGACGCGGTGGCTGTGCGCTTCGTGCACGGCGGTGGCCGGACCGCACCGGCCATTGTGGACGATATCGTGCTGGCCGACCTCGACCGGCTGACCCCGCTGGCGCCACTGCACCAGCCGCTGTCCCTCGACGTCGTCCGCGTCGTGCGGGGGCTGCGCCCGGACCTGCCGGTGGTGGCGTGCTTCGACACCACCTTCCACACCGGCTTGCCCGAGGCGGCCGCGCACTACGCCTTGCCGAAAGCCTGGACGTCGCAAGGAAGGTTGCGGCGCTACGGTTTCCACGGTCTGTCCTATCAGTACACCGTGCGGCGCGCGTCGGAACTGCTCGGCGGTGACGAGCTTCGCCTGGTGTGCTGCCACCTCGGTGCCGGGGTCTCGGTCACCGCGGTGCGCGACGGGCGGAGCGTGGACACCAGCATGGGCTTCACCCCGCTGGAGGGGCCCGCGATGGCCACCCGGTCGGGTTCGGTGGACCCCGGATTGCTGCTGTACGTGATGGAGACCGGGCCGATGACGCCGGCGGAGATGACCGATGCGCTGGTCCACCGGTCCGGCCTGGCCGGGATGAGCGGCACCACCGGCGATCTGCGCGAGGTGCTGGCAGCCCGCGAGGCAGGGGAGCCGGACGCGAAGCTGGCCTACGACGTCTACCTGCACCGGCTCCGGCGGGAGATCGGCGCGGCGGCGATGAGCCTGGACCGGCTGGACGCGCTGGTCTTCACCGGTGGCGTAGCCGAATACCAGCCGGAAGTGGTGCACGACGTGATCCGCGGCCTGGGCGTGCTAGGCGTGACCACAGCCGACGACCACGGAGACGGCGACCGTTTCCTCAACTCGCCGGATGCCGCGGTGGTGACCCTCATCGTGTTCACCCGCGAAGACGTCGAACTGGCCCGTGGCGCGGAATGCGCGCTGTCCTGA
- a CDS encoding GNAT family N-acetyltransferase — protein sequence MTTWDTGVRAPLADGEVITIRPLSPNDADDVFDLHRRLSARDKYFRYFGPEPAHLDRLAARIAAEPGPRHTAIGAYRDSRLIGVAYYEAVAEAGDAEIALAVDGAAQAHGVATLLLEYLVSAAKEQGVRRFVAEVLAENTPVIRVLTGLGLPVRFSPGGPERDVVLSLADDGRYADAVLHRELVADTASLVPVLRPSSVAVIGAGRRPGTLGHELLRNVLGGFAGTLTAINPKAGDRIAGVPCAASLGDLPEVPELAVLCVPAERCADVVRECGERGVRAVVVISAGLTGTAAGRELLDAVRRYGMRMVGPNCLGVATTEPGHLLNATFLRDPVPVGEVGVVTQSGGVGIALADGLAQLGLGLSNLVSTGDKYDVSGNDLLLWWLADETTRIAVLYLESFGNPAKFSSLARTLAREKPLLAVRSGTGDVAQAAAASHTAAAATPAVTRDALYEQAGVIAVDSVAELLEVIAALSWQPLPAGSRVAVVSNAGGAGVLAADACERWSLAVPELSPGTVQRLRALLPASAGVANPLDTTAAVPPGIFVEALRAVLADDRIDAVIAITVPTAVSDPADGLAVVVRESAKPVLAVRPGQAERVTPLNAPDAGAVTASYDDPGGAAAVLGRLSAYAAWRRRPEGQVHHFDDIDADAVRDLVRGALAAGGGWLPPDAAARLLRLARIPLVDTRYATTDEAVLAEFDQVGGPAVLKADAIGLLHKSAGGGVITGIEDLAGLCSALRLLRERFGAALRGVVLQPMIPPGRELLIGVRSDEVFGPLVVFGLGGVDTDLVADRAARLASLTDTDAGLLLDSLRSSTALWASGLAREGVREVLLRVSALATLVPEITELDLNPVTVSGSRCLALDVRVRIEPRRAPDPLLRAVRS from the coding sequence ATGACCACGTGGGACACCGGCGTGCGGGCACCGCTGGCCGACGGCGAAGTGATCACCATCCGGCCGCTGAGCCCCAATGACGCCGACGACGTGTTCGACCTGCACCGGCGGTTGTCCGCCCGGGACAAGTACTTCCGGTACTTCGGGCCGGAACCGGCGCACCTCGACCGGCTGGCCGCGCGGATCGCGGCCGAACCCGGTCCCCGGCACACCGCCATCGGCGCTTACCGGGACAGCCGGCTGATCGGGGTCGCGTACTACGAGGCCGTGGCCGAGGCGGGTGACGCGGAGATCGCGCTGGCCGTCGACGGCGCGGCCCAGGCACACGGGGTCGCCACCCTGTTGCTGGAGTACCTGGTCTCGGCGGCGAAGGAGCAGGGTGTGCGGCGGTTCGTCGCCGAGGTGCTCGCCGAGAACACGCCGGTGATCCGGGTGCTGACCGGCCTCGGACTGCCGGTCCGGTTCAGCCCCGGCGGCCCCGAGCGGGACGTCGTGCTGTCGCTGGCCGACGACGGCCGCTACGCCGACGCCGTGCTGCACCGGGAACTGGTGGCCGACACGGCGAGCCTGGTGCCCGTGCTCCGGCCGTCCTCGGTCGCGGTGATCGGGGCGGGACGGCGTCCGGGCACCCTGGGCCACGAACTCCTGCGCAACGTGCTCGGCGGCTTCGCCGGCACGCTCACCGCGATCAACCCGAAAGCCGGTGACCGGATCGCCGGGGTGCCCTGTGCCGCTTCACTCGGCGATCTGCCGGAGGTGCCCGAACTCGCTGTGCTGTGCGTGCCCGCGGAACGCTGCGCCGACGTGGTCCGCGAATGCGGCGAACGCGGTGTGCGCGCCGTGGTGGTCATCTCGGCCGGACTGACCGGAACCGCGGCCGGCCGGGAGTTGCTCGACGCGGTCCGCCGGTACGGCATGCGGATGGTCGGGCCCAACTGCCTCGGCGTGGCGACCACCGAACCGGGCCACCTCCTCAACGCGACCTTCCTGCGCGACCCGGTTCCGGTGGGCGAGGTCGGCGTGGTCACCCAGTCCGGTGGCGTCGGCATCGCGCTCGCCGACGGGCTGGCCCAGCTCGGCCTCGGGCTGTCGAACCTGGTCTCGACCGGCGACAAGTACGACGTCAGCGGCAACGACCTCCTGCTGTGGTGGCTGGCCGACGAGACCACCCGGATCGCCGTGCTCTACCTGGAGTCCTTCGGGAACCCGGCCAAGTTCAGCAGCCTGGCCCGGACGCTGGCGCGCGAGAAGCCGCTGCTGGCCGTGCGCAGCGGCACCGGTGACGTCGCGCAGGCGGCAGCCGCGTCGCACACCGCCGCGGCGGCCACGCCCGCGGTCACCCGTGACGCGCTCTACGAGCAGGCCGGCGTGATCGCGGTCGACTCCGTGGCGGAACTTCTCGAAGTGATCGCGGCGCTGTCCTGGCAACCGCTGCCCGCCGGTTCGCGGGTGGCGGTGGTGAGCAACGCCGGTGGCGCGGGGGTGCTGGCCGCGGACGCCTGCGAACGGTGGTCGCTGGCCGTTCCGGAGCTGTCCCCGGGCACCGTCCAGCGGCTCCGCGCGCTCCTGCCCGCCAGCGCGGGGGTGGCCAACCCGCTCGACACGACCGCGGCCGTGCCCCCGGGGATCTTCGTCGAGGCCCTCCGGGCGGTGTTGGCCGACGACCGGATCGACGCCGTCATCGCGATCACCGTGCCCACCGCGGTCAGCGACCCGGCCGACGGACTGGCCGTCGTGGTGCGCGAGTCCGCCAAACCGGTGCTCGCCGTGCGGCCCGGTCAGGCCGAACGGGTCACGCCGCTCAACGCTCCGGACGCGGGCGCGGTGACCGCGAGCTACGACGACCCCGGTGGCGCGGCCGCGGTGCTGGGCAGGCTGTCGGCTTACGCTGCGTGGCGCAGGCGCCCCGAAGGTCAGGTCCACCACTTCGACGACATCGACGCCGACGCCGTGCGCGACCTGGTCCGTGGTGCTTTGGCGGCCGGTGGTGGCTGGTTGCCGCCCGATGCGGCCGCACGGCTGCTGCGGCTGGCCCGCATCCCACTGGTGGACACCAGGTACGCGACCACCGACGAGGCGGTGCTCGCGGAGTTCGACCAGGTCGGCGGCCCGGCGGTGCTCAAGGCGGACGCCATCGGCCTGCTGCACAAGAGCGCCGGGGGCGGGGTGATCACCGGCATCGAAGACCTGGCCGGCCTGTGCTCGGCGCTTCGCCTGCTGCGGGAACGCTTCGGCGCCGCGCTGCGCGGGGTGGTCCTGCAGCCGATGATCCCGCCCGGCCGCGAACTGCTGATCGGCGTGCGGTCGGACGAGGTGTTCGGCCCGCTGGTCGTGTTCGGGCTCGGCGGCGTCGACACCGACCTGGTCGCCGACCGGGCCGCGCGCCTGGCCTCGCTGACCGACACCGACGCCGGGCTGCTGCTGGACTCCCTGCGCTCGTCGACAGCGCTGTGGGCGTCGGGCCTGGCCCGGGAGGGCGTGCGCGAGGTGCTGCTGCGGGTCAGCGCGCTCGCCACGCTGGTCCCGGAAATCACCGAACTGGACCTGAACCCGGTCACCGTGTCGGGAAGTCGTTGCCTGGCGCTGGATGTGCGGGTCCGCATCGAACCCCGGCGGGCGCCGGACCCGTTGCTGCGGGCGGTGAGGAGCTGA